One Manihot esculenta cultivar AM560-2 chromosome 18, M.esculenta_v8, whole genome shotgun sequence genomic window carries:
- the LOC110607131 gene encoding endonuclease MutS2 isoform X1 has translation MTCCAAFGNRITICNPLPVNKLFRFSDVSSVRLNKYCGGHRFPKQIFCSTVFLPQNNYLEQKKDGVHYDSLRVLEWDKLCDLVSSFAGTSLGREATKVQLWSFNRSYEKSLMLLQETNAAVEMHKHGACRLDFTGIDLLLVKSAIGHARRGLPLGANEAMAVKDMLEFADVLRLNLEAAIKEDADWYNRFMPLSQMILELVINRSLIRMIQQVIDEDGSVKDSASSALRKSRDQVRMLEKKLYQLMDSIIRKDMKEASFLEVSNVEGRWCIKSGSNQLTSFKGLLLSSDSGTGSILEPLSAVPLNDELQRARASVAKAEADVLLMLSEKMQKDLDDIEKVLNNVIQLDAINARATYSISFGGACPDLYLPKDMDGYFTVESSEKNDSKASNTFTREWLLYMPKAYHPLLLQQHRQNLQKAQKDAKNATAKKFQGDNGTWKGERNVDILSLEMQVSAVEKAHPIPVDLFIDRKTRVLVITGPNTGGKTICLKTVGLNAMMAKSGLYVLSAESAQLPWFDYILADIGDEQSLSQSLSTFSGHLKQISDIRSQSTNRSLVLLDEVGAGTNPLEGAALGMSLLESFADGGALLTIATTHHGELKSLKYSNGAFENACMEFDEVNLKPTYKILWGIPGRSNAINISEKLGLPATIISNARELYGAASAEINEVIIDMERFKQDFQELLYEAQHHLMLSRNLHEKLLLARRKIVEHRSSQRNRKMQEISKAAALARSALHKKVRHLRAYLVKSSEPRKTNKTKLVASDQCPTGDNSGNTTGSRSSTAVEIKTQSPSVRTELPQVGDTVHVSSLGRKAIVLRVDRSKDEIVVQAGIMKLKVKLMDIGT, from the exons ATGACATGCTGTGCGGCGTTTGGAAACCGGATAACTATATGCAATCCTCTTCCGGTGAATAAATTATTCAGGTTTAGCGATGTAAGCAGTGTTAGATTGAACAAGTATTGTGGAGGTCACCGTTTCCCAAAACAAATTTTCTGCTCCACCGTTTTCTTACCTCAAAACAACTATTTAGAGCAAAAGAAAGATGGTGTTCACTATGACAGTCTCAGAGTCTTGGAATGGGATAAGCTCTGTGATTTGGTATCCTCCTTCGCCGGGACTTCCTTGGGTCGTGAGGCCACCAAG GTGCAATTGTGGTCCTTTAATAGGAGCTATGAGAAAAGTTTGATGCTTTTGCAAGAAACAAATGCGGCTGTGGAAATGCACAAGCACGGTGCTTGCCGCTTGGACTTCACTGGCATCGATCTTCTTCTG GTGAAATCAGCCATTGGACATGCTCGGAGGGGTTTGCCACTCGGTGCAAATGAAGCAATGGCTGTTAAAGATATGCTGGAGTTTGCTGATGTTTTGCGGCTTAATCTTGAAGCTGCAATCAAGGAAGATGCTGATTGGTACAATCGCTTTATGCCTCTTTCTCAAATG ATATTGGAATTGGTTATAAATCGATCGTTAATTAGGATGATACAGCAAGTTATAGATGAAGATGGATCTGTCAAAGACTCTGCA aGCTCTGCCCTGAGAAAATCGCGTGATCAAGTACGGATGCTTGAAAAAAAG TTATACCAGTTAATGGACAGCATAATTAGGAAGGACATGAAAGAAGCATCCTTTCTG GAAGTGAGTAACGTTGAGGGTAGATGGTGTATAAAATCGGGGAGTAATCAACTGACAAGTTTCAAGGGCCTACTATTGTCCAG TGATTCAGGCACAGGAAGCATTTTAGAACCACTTTCAGCTGTTCCTTTGAATGATGAGTTACAAAGAGCAAGAGCATCAGTGGCAAAGGCAGAGGCAGATGTGCTTTTGATGTTGTCAGAAAAG ATGCAAAAGGATCTTGATGACATTGAAAAAGTATTGAACAACGTAATTCAACTAGATGCG ATCAATGCCCGGGCAACTTATAGTATTTCATTTGGAGGTGCATGCCCTGATTTATATCTTCCAAAAGACATGGATGGATACTTCACTGTTGAATCATCAGAGAAGAATGATTCAAAGGCATCAAACACCTTCACGAGAGAGTGGCTATTGTATATGCCAAAAGCTTATCATCCTTTATTACTTCAGCAGCATAGACAAAATCTGCAGAAGGCGCAGAAGGATGCCAAAAACGCTACTGCT aaaaaattCCAAGGGGATAATGGCACATGGAAGGGAGAAAGAAATGTGGATATTTTATCCTTAGAAATGCAG GTCTCTGCAGTGGAGAAAGCTCATCCAATTCCAGTTGATCTTTTTATTGACCGGAAAACAAGAGTCCTGGTTATAACTGGCCCTAATACTGGGGGAAAAACAATTTGCTTAAAGACAGTTGGATTGAATGCTATGATGGCAAAATCAG GTCTTTATGTTTTGTCTGCTGAATCTGCACAACTGCCTTGGTTTGATTATATCTTAGCTGATATTGGCGATGAGCAGTCGTTGTCCCAATCTTTATCTACATTCTCTGGCCATTTGAAACAAATAAGT GACATTCGGTCTCAGTCAACAAATCGGTCACTGGTACTACTGGATGAA GTTGGTGCAGGGACAAATCCACTTGAAGGAGCTGCACTGGGGATGTCACTGCTGGAATCATTTGCTGATGGTGGTGCTTTATTGACAATAGCTACAACACATCATGGTGAACTTAAGTCCCTCAAATACAG TAATGGCGCCTTTGAAAATGCTTGCATGGAGTTTGATGAAGTGAATTTAAAGCCAACTTACAAGATTCTTTGGGGAATACCAG GTCGTTCAAATGCCATCAATATATCTGAAAAGTTGGGACTGCCAGCCACAATTATTAGTAATGCTCGAGAATTATATGGTGCTGCTAGTGCAGAGATTAATGAG GTCATAATTGATATGGAAAGATTCAAGCAAGATTTTCAAGAGCTTTTATACGAGGCACAACATCATCTGAT GCTCTCAAGAAATCTTCACGAAAAACTTCTGCTGGCCAGAAGGAAAATTGTGGAGCATCGTTCTAGTCAAAGAAACAGGAAGATGCAAGAAATCTCCAAGGCTGCTGCTCTAGCACGCTCTGCACTTCACAagaaagtcaggcaccttcgtGCATACTTAGTGAAATCTTCTGAGCCCCGTAAAACCAATAAAACAAAACTTGTGGCAAGTGACCAATGTCCTACTGGAGATAATAGTGGAAATACCACTGGAAGTAGAAGTTCAACTGCAGTTGAAATTAAAACACAATCACCATCAG TGAGGACTGAGCTTCCTCAGGTTGGTGATACAGTGCACGTTTCATCCCTAGGAAGAAAAGCAATAGTTCTGAGAGTGGATCGATCTAAAGACGAAATAGTAGTTCAAGCTGGCATCATGAAGTTGAAAGTGAAATTAATGGATATTGGGACTTGA
- the LOC110607131 gene encoding endonuclease MutS2 isoform X2, translating into MTCCAAFGNRITICNPLPVNKLFRFSDVSSVRLNKYCGGHRFPKQIFCSTVFLPQNNYLEQKKDGVHYDSLRVLEWDKLCDLVSSFAGTSLGREATKVQLWSFNRSYEKSLMLLQETNAAVEMHKHGACRLDFTGIDLLLVKSAIGHARRGLPLGANEAMAVKDMLEFADVLRLNLEAAIKEDADWYNRFMPLSQMILELVINRSLIRMIQQVIDEDGSVKDSASSALRKSRDQVRMLEKKLYQLMDSIIRKDMKEASFLEVSNVEGRWCIKSGSNQLTSFKGLLLSSDSGTGSILEPLSAVPLNDELQRARASVAKAEADVLLMLSEKMQKDLDDIEKVLNNVIQLDAINARATYSISFGGACPDLYLPKDMDGYFTVESSEKNDSKASNTFTREWLLYMPKAYHPLLLQQHRQNLQKAQKDAKNATAKKFQGDNGTWKGERNVDILSLEMQVSAVEKAHPIPVDLFIDRKTRVLVITGPNTGGKTICLKTVGLNAMMAKSGLYVLSAESAQLPWFDYILADIGDEQSLSQSLSTFSGHLKQISDIRSQSTNRSLVLLDEVGAGTNPLEGAALGMSLLESFADGGALLTIATTHHGELKSLKYSNGAFENACMEFDEVNLKPTYKILWGIPGRSNAINISEKLGLPATIISNARELYGAASAEINEVIIDMERFKQDFQELLYEAQHHLM; encoded by the exons ATGACATGCTGTGCGGCGTTTGGAAACCGGATAACTATATGCAATCCTCTTCCGGTGAATAAATTATTCAGGTTTAGCGATGTAAGCAGTGTTAGATTGAACAAGTATTGTGGAGGTCACCGTTTCCCAAAACAAATTTTCTGCTCCACCGTTTTCTTACCTCAAAACAACTATTTAGAGCAAAAGAAAGATGGTGTTCACTATGACAGTCTCAGAGTCTTGGAATGGGATAAGCTCTGTGATTTGGTATCCTCCTTCGCCGGGACTTCCTTGGGTCGTGAGGCCACCAAG GTGCAATTGTGGTCCTTTAATAGGAGCTATGAGAAAAGTTTGATGCTTTTGCAAGAAACAAATGCGGCTGTGGAAATGCACAAGCACGGTGCTTGCCGCTTGGACTTCACTGGCATCGATCTTCTTCTG GTGAAATCAGCCATTGGACATGCTCGGAGGGGTTTGCCACTCGGTGCAAATGAAGCAATGGCTGTTAAAGATATGCTGGAGTTTGCTGATGTTTTGCGGCTTAATCTTGAAGCTGCAATCAAGGAAGATGCTGATTGGTACAATCGCTTTATGCCTCTTTCTCAAATG ATATTGGAATTGGTTATAAATCGATCGTTAATTAGGATGATACAGCAAGTTATAGATGAAGATGGATCTGTCAAAGACTCTGCA aGCTCTGCCCTGAGAAAATCGCGTGATCAAGTACGGATGCTTGAAAAAAAG TTATACCAGTTAATGGACAGCATAATTAGGAAGGACATGAAAGAAGCATCCTTTCTG GAAGTGAGTAACGTTGAGGGTAGATGGTGTATAAAATCGGGGAGTAATCAACTGACAAGTTTCAAGGGCCTACTATTGTCCAG TGATTCAGGCACAGGAAGCATTTTAGAACCACTTTCAGCTGTTCCTTTGAATGATGAGTTACAAAGAGCAAGAGCATCAGTGGCAAAGGCAGAGGCAGATGTGCTTTTGATGTTGTCAGAAAAG ATGCAAAAGGATCTTGATGACATTGAAAAAGTATTGAACAACGTAATTCAACTAGATGCG ATCAATGCCCGGGCAACTTATAGTATTTCATTTGGAGGTGCATGCCCTGATTTATATCTTCCAAAAGACATGGATGGATACTTCACTGTTGAATCATCAGAGAAGAATGATTCAAAGGCATCAAACACCTTCACGAGAGAGTGGCTATTGTATATGCCAAAAGCTTATCATCCTTTATTACTTCAGCAGCATAGACAAAATCTGCAGAAGGCGCAGAAGGATGCCAAAAACGCTACTGCT aaaaaattCCAAGGGGATAATGGCACATGGAAGGGAGAAAGAAATGTGGATATTTTATCCTTAGAAATGCAG GTCTCTGCAGTGGAGAAAGCTCATCCAATTCCAGTTGATCTTTTTATTGACCGGAAAACAAGAGTCCTGGTTATAACTGGCCCTAATACTGGGGGAAAAACAATTTGCTTAAAGACAGTTGGATTGAATGCTATGATGGCAAAATCAG GTCTTTATGTTTTGTCTGCTGAATCTGCACAACTGCCTTGGTTTGATTATATCTTAGCTGATATTGGCGATGAGCAGTCGTTGTCCCAATCTTTATCTACATTCTCTGGCCATTTGAAACAAATAAGT GACATTCGGTCTCAGTCAACAAATCGGTCACTGGTACTACTGGATGAA GTTGGTGCAGGGACAAATCCACTTGAAGGAGCTGCACTGGGGATGTCACTGCTGGAATCATTTGCTGATGGTGGTGCTTTATTGACAATAGCTACAACACATCATGGTGAACTTAAGTCCCTCAAATACAG TAATGGCGCCTTTGAAAATGCTTGCATGGAGTTTGATGAAGTGAATTTAAAGCCAACTTACAAGATTCTTTGGGGAATACCAG GTCGTTCAAATGCCATCAATATATCTGAAAAGTTGGGACTGCCAGCCACAATTATTAGTAATGCTCGAGAATTATATGGTGCTGCTAGTGCAGAGATTAATGAG GTCATAATTGATATGGAAAGATTCAAGCAAGATTTTCAAGAGCTTTTATACGAGGCACAACATCATCTGATGTGA
- the LOC110607131 gene encoding endonuclease MutS2 isoform X3, protein MAVKDMLEFADVLRLNLEAAIKEDADWYNRFMPLSQMILELVINRSLIRMIQQVIDEDGSVKDSASSALRKSRDQVRMLEKKLYQLMDSIIRKDMKEASFLEVSNVEGRWCIKSGSNQLTSFKGLLLSSDSGTGSILEPLSAVPLNDELQRARASVAKAEADVLLMLSEKMQKDLDDIEKVLNNVIQLDAINARATYSISFGGACPDLYLPKDMDGYFTVESSEKNDSKASNTFTREWLLYMPKAYHPLLLQQHRQNLQKAQKDAKNATAKKFQGDNGTWKGERNVDILSLEMQVSAVEKAHPIPVDLFIDRKTRVLVITGPNTGGKTICLKTVGLNAMMAKSGLYVLSAESAQLPWFDYILADIGDEQSLSQSLSTFSGHLKQISDIRSQSTNRSLVLLDEVGAGTNPLEGAALGMSLLESFADGGALLTIATTHHGELKSLKYSNGAFENACMEFDEVNLKPTYKILWGIPGRSNAINISEKLGLPATIISNARELYGAASAEINEVIIDMERFKQDFQELLYEAQHHLMLSRNLHEKLLLARRKIVEHRSSQRNRKMQEISKAAALARSALHKKVRHLRAYLVKSSEPRKTNKTKLVASDQCPTGDNSGNTTGSRSSTAVEIKTQSPSVRTELPQVGDTVHVSSLGRKAIVLRVDRSKDEIVVQAGIMKLKVKLMDIGT, encoded by the exons ATGGCTGTTAAAGATATGCTGGAGTTTGCTGATGTTTTGCGGCTTAATCTTGAAGCTGCAATCAAGGAAGATGCTGATTGGTACAATCGCTTTATGCCTCTTTCTCAAATG ATATTGGAATTGGTTATAAATCGATCGTTAATTAGGATGATACAGCAAGTTATAGATGAAGATGGATCTGTCAAAGACTCTGCA aGCTCTGCCCTGAGAAAATCGCGTGATCAAGTACGGATGCTTGAAAAAAAG TTATACCAGTTAATGGACAGCATAATTAGGAAGGACATGAAAGAAGCATCCTTTCTG GAAGTGAGTAACGTTGAGGGTAGATGGTGTATAAAATCGGGGAGTAATCAACTGACAAGTTTCAAGGGCCTACTATTGTCCAG TGATTCAGGCACAGGAAGCATTTTAGAACCACTTTCAGCTGTTCCTTTGAATGATGAGTTACAAAGAGCAAGAGCATCAGTGGCAAAGGCAGAGGCAGATGTGCTTTTGATGTTGTCAGAAAAG ATGCAAAAGGATCTTGATGACATTGAAAAAGTATTGAACAACGTAATTCAACTAGATGCG ATCAATGCCCGGGCAACTTATAGTATTTCATTTGGAGGTGCATGCCCTGATTTATATCTTCCAAAAGACATGGATGGATACTTCACTGTTGAATCATCAGAGAAGAATGATTCAAAGGCATCAAACACCTTCACGAGAGAGTGGCTATTGTATATGCCAAAAGCTTATCATCCTTTATTACTTCAGCAGCATAGACAAAATCTGCAGAAGGCGCAGAAGGATGCCAAAAACGCTACTGCT aaaaaattCCAAGGGGATAATGGCACATGGAAGGGAGAAAGAAATGTGGATATTTTATCCTTAGAAATGCAG GTCTCTGCAGTGGAGAAAGCTCATCCAATTCCAGTTGATCTTTTTATTGACCGGAAAACAAGAGTCCTGGTTATAACTGGCCCTAATACTGGGGGAAAAACAATTTGCTTAAAGACAGTTGGATTGAATGCTATGATGGCAAAATCAG GTCTTTATGTTTTGTCTGCTGAATCTGCACAACTGCCTTGGTTTGATTATATCTTAGCTGATATTGGCGATGAGCAGTCGTTGTCCCAATCTTTATCTACATTCTCTGGCCATTTGAAACAAATAAGT GACATTCGGTCTCAGTCAACAAATCGGTCACTGGTACTACTGGATGAA GTTGGTGCAGGGACAAATCCACTTGAAGGAGCTGCACTGGGGATGTCACTGCTGGAATCATTTGCTGATGGTGGTGCTTTATTGACAATAGCTACAACACATCATGGTGAACTTAAGTCCCTCAAATACAG TAATGGCGCCTTTGAAAATGCTTGCATGGAGTTTGATGAAGTGAATTTAAAGCCAACTTACAAGATTCTTTGGGGAATACCAG GTCGTTCAAATGCCATCAATATATCTGAAAAGTTGGGACTGCCAGCCACAATTATTAGTAATGCTCGAGAATTATATGGTGCTGCTAGTGCAGAGATTAATGAG GTCATAATTGATATGGAAAGATTCAAGCAAGATTTTCAAGAGCTTTTATACGAGGCACAACATCATCTGAT GCTCTCAAGAAATCTTCACGAAAAACTTCTGCTGGCCAGAAGGAAAATTGTGGAGCATCGTTCTAGTCAAAGAAACAGGAAGATGCAAGAAATCTCCAAGGCTGCTGCTCTAGCACGCTCTGCACTTCACAagaaagtcaggcaccttcgtGCATACTTAGTGAAATCTTCTGAGCCCCGTAAAACCAATAAAACAAAACTTGTGGCAAGTGACCAATGTCCTACTGGAGATAATAGTGGAAATACCACTGGAAGTAGAAGTTCAACTGCAGTTGAAATTAAAACACAATCACCATCAG TGAGGACTGAGCTTCCTCAGGTTGGTGATACAGTGCACGTTTCATCCCTAGGAAGAAAAGCAATAGTTCTGAGAGTGGATCGATCTAAAGACGAAATAGTAGTTCAAGCTGGCATCATGAAGTTGAAAGTGAAATTAATGGATATTGGGACTTGA
- the LOC110607135 gene encoding uncharacterized protein LOC110607135, protein MEKRILDYTLVPLGLAIMVAYHIWLFYRIMNHPSKTVIGVNTINRRFWVQAMMEDSAKNGVLAVQTLRNNIMASTLLASTAIMLSSLIAVLMTGVTRADGRSWIFEYGDTSELGLSIKFFSILVCFLVAFLLNVQSIRYYSHASILINVPFKHMLPDRNHHHLTAEYVARSVNRGCYFWSLGLRAFYFSFPLFLWIFGPIPMFMCCVVLVFMLYFLDVTFECSWAVYDHRDQEIETQNQI, encoded by the coding sequence ATGGAGAAAAGAATTCTCGATTACACCTTGGTTCCACTGGGGCTTGCTATAATGGTTGCATACCACATATGGCTTTTCTATCGGATCATGAACCACCCTTCCAAGACTGTTATAGGCGTCAACACCATCAACCGCCGCTTCTGGGTTCAAGCTATGATGGAGGACTCCGCCAAGAATGGGGTTCTCGCAGTGCAGACACTGAGAAACAATATAATGGCATCAACTCTCTTGGCTTCCACGGCCATCATGCTCAGCTCTCTTATTGCGGTGCTCATGACCGGCGTCACCAGAGCAGATGGTCGATCTTGGATTTTCGAGTATGGAGATACCAGCGAGCTAGGTTTATCAATAAAGTTCTTCTCTATATTGGTGTGTTTCTTGGTGGCTTTCTTGCTGAACGTGCAATCCATCAGGTACTATAGCCATGCAAGCATTCTCATTAACGTTCCATTCAAGCATATGTTGCCTGATCGCAACCACCACCATCTGACGGCGGAGTATGTGGCGAGGTCCGTCAACAGGGGTTGCTATTTTTGGTCGCTAGGATTACGTGCGTTCTACTTCTCTTTCCCCCTTTTTTTGTGGATCTTTGGGCCGATTCctatgtttatgtgctgtgtTGTCCTGGTTTTCATGCTCTATTTTCTGGATGTCACCTTTGAATGTAGCTGGGCTGTTTATGACCACAGAGATCAGGAAATTGAGACCCAAAatcaaatttga
- the LOC110607136 gene encoding probable ribonuclease P/MRP protein subunit POP5, producing MVAFKNRYMVMEVFLDPNRDLVGDDPIIITQFNVSKAIKDSILVNYGECGLASSLGSLQVKYVNPITKLCIIRASREDYQKVWSAITMVRSIGNCPVLFNLLDLSGSIKACRSAALKCDEAKFAQYKLVVGDRLSEDVTKHMQNCLEKIKILEH from the exons ATGGTTGCATTTAAAAATAGGTACATGGTAATGGAAGTTTTCTTGGATCCAAATCGGGACCTTGTGGGGGATGATCCTATCATAATCACACAATTTAATGTGTCAAAAGCAATAAAAGACAGCATTCTAGTAAACTATGGAGAGTGTGGTTTGGCTTCATCGCTTGGATCATTACAAG TAAAATATGTAAATCCCATCACAAAGCTATGTATTATCAGAGCCTCACGAGAGGATTACCAGAAGGTTTGGTCTGCAATTACCATGGTTAGGAGTATTGGAAATTGCCCAGTGTTATTCAACTTACTGGACCTAAGTG GGAGTATTAAGGCCTGCAGAAGTGCTGCTTTAAAGTGTGATGAAGCTAAATTTGCACAGTACAAGCTTGTGGTTGGAGACCGTCTTTCAGAGGATGTTACTAAACACATGCAAAATTGTCTTGAAAAGATCAAGATTTTGGAGCACTGA